In a genomic window of Nocardiopsis mwathae:
- a CDS encoding helix-turn-helix transcriptional regulator: MTSRSTAEQHLRDLARLRRVRDRIDREYAQPLNVEALARGVHMSAGHLSREFRRAYGESPYSYLMTRRIERAMALLRRGDLSVTEVCFAVGCASLGTFSTRFTELVGMPPSAYKHRAASAVAGMPSCMARQVTRPVRNREARTPEPQIT; the protein is encoded by the coding sequence ATGACCAGCAGATCCACCGCCGAGCAGCACCTGCGCGACCTCGCGCGGCTGCGGCGTGTGCGCGATCGGATCGACCGGGAGTACGCGCAGCCGCTGAACGTCGAGGCGCTTGCGCGGGGTGTGCACATGTCGGCCGGTCATCTCAGCCGCGAGTTCCGGCGCGCCTATGGCGAGTCGCCCTACTCCTACCTGATGACGCGGCGCATCGAGCGCGCGATGGCGCTGCTGCGGCGCGGTGACCTCAGCGTCACCGAGGTCTGCTTCGCGGTCGGCTGCGCGTCGCTGGGCACCTTCAGCACGCGGTTCACCGAGCTGGTCGGCATGCCGCCCAGCGCCTACAAGCACCGGGCGGCGTCCGCGGTAGCGGGCATGCCGTCGTGTATGGCCAGGCAGGTGACCCGACCGGTCAGGAATCGAGAAGCGCGGACTCCCGAGCCCCAAATAACGTGA
- a CDS encoding VOC family protein: MDITIHATFLPHDDPEASLAFYRDTLGFEVRNQVEYGGMHWNTVGPPGQPGTSIVLHPPAADPGVTEDERRTITEMMAKGTYASLMLATGDLDGTFERLQAEEAEIIQEPTDQPWGARDCAVRDPAGNMIRIQELR, translated from the coding sequence ATGGACATCACCATTCACGCCACGTTCCTGCCGCACGACGACCCGGAGGCCTCTCTGGCCTTCTACCGCGACACGCTCGGCTTCGAGGTCCGCAACCAGGTCGAATACGGCGGGATGCACTGGAACACCGTCGGCCCTCCCGGCCAGCCGGGCACGTCCATCGTGCTGCACCCGCCGGCCGCCGACCCCGGCGTCACCGAGGACGAGCGCCGCACCATCACCGAGATGATGGCCAAGGGCACCTACGCCAGCCTCATGCTGGCCACCGGCGACCTCGACGGCACGTTCGAACGGCTGCAGGCCGAGGAGGCCGAGATCATCCAGGAGCCGACCGACCAGCCGTGGGGAGCCCGGGACTGCGCGGTGCGCGATCCCGCGGGCAACATGATCCGTATCCAGGAACTTCGCTGA
- a CDS encoding ATP-binding cassette domain-containing protein, whose protein sequence is MSKPSAADPPSPAPHVADSHGLIRVHGARENNLKDVSVEIPKRRLTVFTGVSGSGKSSLVFDTIAAESQRMINETYSAFLQGFMPTLARPEVDVLEGLTTAIIVDQERMGADARSTVGTATDVNAMLRILFSRLGQPHIGSPGAFAFNVPSVRASGAITVERGVGKTKPVKQTFTRTGGMCPRCEGRGTVSDIDLTQLYDDSKSIAEGAFTIPGWKSDSWWTVRIYAESGLLDPDKPIREFSEREMRDFLYHEPIKVKVQGVNYTYEGLIPKIDKTFLAKDKEAMQPHIRAFVDRAVTFQTCSDCGGTRLSEAARSSKIKGISIADACAMQVSDLAEWVRGLDEPSVAPLVAALRRTLDSFAEIGLGYLSLDRSSGTLSGGEAQRTKMIRHLGSSLTDVTYVFDEPTTGLHPHDIHRMNELLLRLRDKGNTVLVVEHEPETIAIADHVVDLGPGAGMDGGTVCFEGPVGGLRAGGTLTGRHLDDRAALKEAVRTPTGALEIRGARQNNLRDVDVDVPTGVLTVVTGVAGSGKSSLIDGNLAGRDGVVVVDQTPIKGSRRSNPATYTGLLDPVRKAFAKANGVKPGLFSANSEGACPECNGAGVTYTDLGMMRGVTTTCEECEGRRFGAAVLDYRLGGRDISEVLAMSVAEAREFFGGGEARTPAAHRILDRLADVGLGYLTLGQPLTALSGGERQRLKLATRMAEQGGVYVLDEPTTGLHLADVEQLLGLLDRIVDAGTSVVVIEHHQAVMAHADWIIDLGPGAGHDGGRIVFEGTPADLVADGSTLTGEHLAAYVMPGVTTFMGPRP, encoded by the coding sequence ATGAGTAAGCCCTCGGCGGCAGACCCGCCATCGCCCGCCCCGCACGTCGCCGACAGCCACGGTCTGATCCGTGTGCACGGTGCCCGCGAGAACAACCTGAAGGACGTGAGCGTCGAGATCCCGAAGCGTCGGCTGACGGTGTTCACCGGCGTCTCCGGTTCGGGCAAGAGCTCGCTGGTGTTCGACACGATCGCCGCGGAGTCGCAGCGGATGATCAACGAGACCTACAGCGCGTTCCTGCAGGGCTTCATGCCGACGCTGGCGCGCCCCGAGGTCGACGTGCTCGAAGGGCTCACCACCGCGATCATCGTCGACCAGGAGCGGATGGGCGCCGACGCCCGCTCCACGGTCGGCACGGCCACCGACGTCAACGCGATGCTGCGCATCCTGTTCAGCCGCCTGGGGCAGCCGCACATCGGCTCGCCTGGCGCGTTCGCCTTCAACGTCCCCTCGGTCCGGGCGAGCGGCGCGATCACGGTCGAGCGCGGCGTCGGCAAGACCAAGCCGGTGAAGCAGACGTTCACCCGTACCGGCGGCATGTGTCCTCGCTGCGAGGGCCGGGGCACGGTCTCCGACATCGATCTCACTCAGCTCTACGACGACTCCAAGTCGATCGCCGAGGGCGCGTTCACCATCCCCGGCTGGAAGTCGGACAGCTGGTGGACCGTGCGGATCTACGCCGAGTCGGGTCTGCTCGATCCGGACAAGCCGATCCGCGAGTTCTCCGAGAGGGAGATGCGCGACTTCCTGTACCACGAGCCGATCAAGGTGAAGGTCCAAGGGGTCAACTACACCTACGAAGGGCTGATCCCCAAGATCGACAAGACGTTCCTGGCCAAGGACAAGGAGGCGATGCAGCCGCACATCCGGGCGTTCGTGGACCGGGCGGTCACCTTCCAGACCTGCTCCGACTGCGGCGGCACCCGGCTCAGCGAGGCGGCCCGGTCGTCGAAGATCAAGGGCATCAGCATCGCCGACGCGTGCGCGATGCAGGTCAGCGACCTGGCCGAGTGGGTGCGCGGCCTCGATGAGCCGTCCGTGGCACCTCTGGTCGCGGCGCTGCGGCGTACGCTCGACTCGTTCGCGGAGATCGGGCTGGGCTACCTGTCGCTCGACCGGTCCTCGGGGACACTGTCGGGGGGCGAGGCGCAGCGCACCAAGATGATCCGCCACCTCGGCTCCTCGCTCACCGACGTCACCTACGTGTTCGACGAGCCCACCACGGGCCTGCACCCCCACGACATCCACCGGATGAACGAGCTGCTGCTGCGGCTGCGCGACAAGGGCAACACGGTGCTGGTCGTGGAGCACGAGCCGGAGACGATCGCGATCGCCGACCACGTCGTCGACCTGGGACCCGGCGCAGGTATGGATGGCGGCACCGTCTGCTTCGAGGGCCCCGTCGGGGGGCTGCGGGCCGGCGGCACCCTCACCGGCCGCCACCTCGACGACCGGGCCGCGCTCAAGGAGGCGGTGCGGACACCCACCGGCGCACTGGAGATCCGCGGGGCGCGGCAGAACAACCTCCGGGACGTCGACGTCGACGTCCCCACCGGTGTGCTCACCGTCGTCACCGGTGTGGCGGGCTCCGGCAAGAGCTCGCTCATCGACGGGAACCTCGCCGGGCGCGACGGGGTCGTCGTGGTCGACCAGACCCCGATCAAGGGGTCCCGCCGCTCCAATCCTGCCACCTACACCGGACTGCTCGACCCGGTCCGCAAGGCGTTCGCGAAGGCCAACGGGGTGAAGCCGGGGCTGTTCAGCGCCAACTCCGAGGGAGCCTGCCCCGAGTGCAACGGCGCCGGGGTCACCTACACCGACCTCGGGATGATGCGGGGCGTCACCACCACCTGTGAGGAGTGTGAGGGAAGGCGGTTCGGCGCGGCGGTGCTGGACTACCGCCTCGGCGGGCGCGACATCAGTGAGGTGCTGGCGATGTCGGTGGCCGAGGCCCGGGAGTTCTTCGGCGGCGGGGAGGCGCGCACGCCGGCCGCGCACAGGATCCTCGACCGGCTCGCCGACGTCGGGCTCGGCTACCTCACCCTCGGCCAGCCGCTGACGGCGCTGTCCGGCGGGGAGCGGCAGCGGCTCAAGCTGGCCACCCGCATGGCCGAGCAGGGCGGCGTCTACGTTCTGGACGAGCCGACCACCGGCCTGCACCTGGCCGACGTGGAGCAGCTGCTCGGCCTGCTCGACCGGATCGTGGACGCCGGGACGTCGGTCGTCGTCATCGAGCACCACCAGGCGGTCATGGCGCACGCGGACTGGATCATCGACCTCGGGCCCGGAGCGGGCCACGACGGCGGCCGGATCGTCTTCGAGGGCACCCCCGCCGACCTCGTCGCCGACGGCTCCACCCTCACCGGCGAGCACCTGGCGGCCTACGTCATGCCGGGCGTCACGACCTTCATGGGCCCTCGACCGTGA
- a CDS encoding nuclear transport factor 2 family protein, producing the protein MATADRFRAAVDSRDILSLEGLLTEDIRLYSPVKFAPFEGKPMVLGLFGVLLRTFEDFRYVGHFDGSAETSTDGTAAPSAGLLFRATANGKQIHGIDLLHLDHDGRIKEFTVMVRPQSAVQALGEAVLAGLAADGLTVEGP; encoded by the coding sequence ATGGCCACCGCCGACCGCTTCCGAGCCGCTGTCGACAGCCGCGACATCCTTAGCCTGGAGGGCCTGCTCACCGAGGACATCCGGCTCTACAGCCCGGTGAAGTTCGCCCCGTTCGAGGGAAAGCCGATGGTCCTCGGCCTCTTCGGGGTGCTCCTGCGCACCTTCGAGGACTTCCGATACGTCGGACACTTCGACGGCAGCGCCGAGACCAGCACCGACGGCACCGCAGCGCCGTCAGCGGGCCTCCTCTTCCGCGCCACCGCCAACGGCAAGCAGATCCACGGCATCGACCTCCTGCACCTCGACCATGACGGGCGGATCAAGGAGTTCACTGTGATGGTCCGCCCGCAGTCCGCGGTTCAGGCCCTGGGCGAGGCGGTCCTGGCCGGCTTGGCGGCCGACGGCCTCACGGTCGAGGGCCCATGA
- a CDS encoding PadR family transcriptional regulator, with amino-acid sequence MALRHAILAALLDEELSGYQLAKAFDTGVANFWHALPQQLYAELAKLEKEGLISGREVVQDTRPNKRLFQVTDAGLAELDRFAADTAKPSFIRDDLLVKVQAADHVDTGALIAQLTERAAFAEAKIRLFDALAQKMRGDLGEEEFLRDGERIGPYLTCMRGLDFERGNRDWCRRAVAVLRERQAAHAQQ; translated from the coding sequence ATGGCTCTGCGGCACGCCATCCTGGCGGCGCTGCTCGACGAGGAGCTGAGCGGGTACCAGCTGGCCAAGGCGTTCGACACGGGTGTGGCGAACTTCTGGCACGCACTCCCGCAGCAGCTCTACGCCGAGCTCGCCAAGCTGGAGAAGGAAGGCCTGATCAGCGGCCGAGAGGTGGTCCAGGACACCCGGCCCAACAAGCGCCTCTTCCAGGTCACCGACGCCGGACTGGCCGAGCTGGACCGGTTCGCGGCCGATACCGCCAAGCCCTCGTTCATCCGCGACGACCTGCTGGTCAAGGTCCAGGCCGCCGACCACGTCGACACCGGGGCGCTCATCGCGCAGCTCACCGAGCGGGCCGCCTTCGCCGAGGCCAAGATCCGGCTGTTCGACGCCCTGGCGCAGAAGATGCGCGGCGATCTCGGCGAGGAGGAGTTCCTCCGCGACGGCGAACGCATCGGCCCCTACCTCACCTGCATGCGCGGCCTGGATTTCGAACGCGGAAACCGGGACTGGTGCCGACGCGCCGTCGCGGTCTTGCGGGAAAGACAGGCCGCTCATGCCCAGCAGTGA
- a CDS encoding SGNH/GDSL hydrolase family protein → MPSSDDLRFVALGDSQTEGVGDGDDTVGLRGWADRLAERIAAHHPGTRYANLAVRGRLAGQVHEEQLAPALALRPDLATVVAGVNDLLRPRFDADEVAGHLEAMFAALTGHGARVATLTFPDVARITPLARPIGSRATALNQRIRQAAGRHGVVVAETAHHPVVTDPRLWSPDRLHASPLGHERIAAAVAHALDLPGSDDSWTLPLPTPCPRPTGWRAAAGEARWAASFLGPWIGRRLRGRSSGDGRTAKRPSLRPVRPVPQSGAGGP, encoded by the coding sequence ATGCCCAGCAGTGACGACCTGCGCTTCGTCGCCCTGGGCGACAGCCAGACCGAAGGCGTCGGCGACGGCGACGACACCGTGGGCTTGCGGGGGTGGGCCGATCGCCTCGCCGAGCGGATCGCGGCGCACCACCCCGGCACCCGGTACGCCAACCTGGCCGTCCGAGGCCGCCTCGCCGGGCAGGTACACGAGGAACAGCTCGCGCCCGCCCTCGCCCTCCGTCCCGACCTCGCCACCGTCGTCGCCGGGGTCAACGACCTGCTGCGCCCCCGATTCGACGCCGATGAGGTCGCCGGCCACCTGGAGGCGATGTTCGCGGCCCTGACCGGCCACGGCGCCCGCGTCGCCACGCTCACCTTCCCCGACGTCGCGCGGATCACCCCGCTCGCCCGCCCGATCGGCTCCCGTGCCACCGCGCTGAATCAGCGCATCCGGCAGGCGGCCGGGCGGCACGGCGTCGTCGTCGCCGAGACCGCCCACCATCCGGTGGTCACCGACCCCCGCCTGTGGAGCCCGGACCGGCTGCACGCCAGCCCGCTGGGCCACGAGCGGATCGCCGCCGCGGTCGCCCACGCCCTGGACCTGCCCGGCAGCGACGACTCCTGGACCCTGCCGCTGCCGACGCCGTGCCCCCGCCCCACCGGATGGCGCGCCGCTGCGGGGGAGGCGCGCTGGGCCGCGTCGTTCCTCGGCCCGTGGATCGGTCGCCGCCTGCGCGGTCGCTCCTCCGGCGACGGCCGCACCGCCAAACGCCCGAGTCTC